Part of the Acetonema longum DSM 6540 genome is shown below.
TCGGCGTAAAACAGCTCCGGTTTTACCTCTTCTCTTTTCCCGTTCCCGGATACCTCCAGCAAAGCGTATGCCCGCACATTTTGCATATTATTCCCGTTCATGCCGGATTGCAGGAACTTTACCGTAAGGCCGGCCCCGTCCTGCTCATCGCCGCGGTCGAGAATCAGTTCGGTGACGGAGTCATGCTCGTCTCGCGCTGCCGGCGCAAAGTAAAGATCGCCTAAAGTTTCGCGGAATATCCCCGGCTCCCGCACAGCCGGACGCCCCTCCCGGTCGAATTTGGTATAGGCCTTCACCACTTCCCGTCCATCAAGCTGGAAAGGCTGATAAAATCCCTTCCCGTCCTCAGCCGGCTCGATACCCGGATAGGTTACCTGGCGTCCAAAAACAGCCTGGGTTTCTCCCGGTTCAAAACTGACGATCACCGACCGGCTTGCCGCTGATGAGGCCAGGATGCCGATCAAAGCAACCGCCACACCCGCATGAGTGAGCCCGGCCGCCAGATTGACCTTTCTCAATCCTGCCAGATTGATAAACAGCGCGGTTACCGACAGGCCCGCGACGGCAAGCATAACCGGGTGGCGGAAGCCGGCCAGTATTCCCGGCAACAGGCTCAAATGCCCCAGCAAGACCAGCCACCAGTATTTTTTTATGAGGTTTTCCTTAGTTTCACCCCAGCTTACCATGGGAGCCATGGTCAAAAACAACATCAGGAACATCGCCAGCGGCAGCGATGTGCTGTTATAGAAATCGGCGCTTACACTTTGCGGCTGATTGATCAGCATGGTAATCAGGGGTGTTGACATACCGATTAAGACCAGTACGGCAATGGCCGAAAGTGCAAGCGCCCCGGCCGCCGTCAAAAACTCGCGGCTTTTAAGGGCCGGATAAATTTCGCCTTCCGGCAGGCCGGGCCACCGGACAATCAGCAGGATGAGAGAGGCCACGACAACGATCATGACTAATCCGGCCAATAAGCCGCCTACCCCTTCATCGGCGAAAGAGTGAGTGGAAAAATTGCTGAGCACGCCGCTCCGGGTCAGGAAGGTGCCGTACAAAACCAGGACAAAGGCGGAGATCGCCGCAAAATATGCCGGTTTCACCGCCGCAGGCCGCAGCCGGGCAATAATCAGGACATGAATCAGGGCGCCGCAGACCAGCCAGGGAACGAGGGATGAATTTTCGACCGGGTCCCAGGCCCAGTATCCGCCCCATCCCAGCACCTTATAGGCCCAGAAACCGCCGATGAAAATACCCGCCCCTAACATGGCCCAGGCCATAAGAGTCCAGGCCAGGGCCGGACGGAGCCAGTCCCGGTGATTGCTGGCCAGCAGTCCGCCGAGCGCATAGGCAAACGGCACGGCAAGGCCGGCATAACCCAAAAAGATGACCGGAGGATGCACCGCCATCCAGGGGTCCTGCAGGAGCGGATTGAGGCCGGCCCCGTCGGCGCGGACCCCGGTCAGCATCATAAAGGGGCTTTTGGCGAGAAGAACGATGGTCAGCACGATTTGGACCAGACAGTATACCGCCATCGTTCCGGGAGGGCAGGAGCCCTTCCGGGACATAATGACACCAAACAGGGCGTGAAACAACAGCCACAGCATAAATGAGCCTTCCTGCCCGGCCCAAAATGCCGATATTTTATAGACCAAAGGCAAATCCCTGGCAGAATACCCAAAAACATAGGCAAACTGAAACCGGTCGGTCAGGATAATAAATAGCAGATAGGCGGCCGCTGCCGCGATACAGGCTGCCGAGGCCTGATAATACAGCGCACAGCGGCTTGTTTTCTCTGTCCGTCCCGTTATCCGGGCAAAATGGGCGTTAAAATAGCAGAAAGCCGCTATCCCGGTTATGACAAGGGCTAAAAATAAGGCAGCAAAGCCGGTCATTTCTTCACGCTCCCCTGATATTTTGAAGGACACTTCACCAGCAGCTTTTCGGCGTAAAACTGACCGTCCGAAACTTTCCCGACAGCCACGATGCTGCTTGCCTGCGCAAGCCCATCAGGCTTAACGCCACCGTATGTGACAGGCATTGCCTCACCGGCTTCGTCCCGCAGGGTAAACTGAATCTTCCTGCCGTTATCCAAAACGCTGATTTGGTCGTTGATCAATACTCCCCTGACCTGAACCGTGCCGTTCACGCTTTTTGCCTGCGAAAAAGTGACATAGGGAGTAAGGGCGCTGCTGAAAGTGACGGCGCTATAAACAACAAACAGGGCAATAACGGCTAAACCAACCAGATGGCGTCTTTTCATTTGTTTGCTCCTTCCGGTCCTCACCGGGCGTTAATATCGGGCATTTCAAGCGCTCTTTCCGCAGAGATGCCAGCGGAGAAGCCGCTTCAGGCTCTTTCAATTTTTACGGCGCAGATTTTGTACTCCGGCTGTTTGGATATATCATCAAAAGCATCAATGGTCACAAAGTTGATCATCCTGGATATTTCGGTATCGTGGAAAGGCGCCCACGCCATCCCGGGCCGCGGCTGCCCCCGGCCGTCTATTTTCGCCTTAAGGCGGCATTGGCCGCGGCGGGAAGTAATATGAACATAATCATTATCTTTTACTCCTATTTGGGCCGCATCGTCTGCATTCAGTTCTACGTACATTTCCGGCATCGCCCGCTTTATTTCCGGCACATTCATGGTCATGGTGGCTGTATGCCAGTGTTCGAGAATCCGCCCGGTAGAGAAAAAGAAGGGATATTCACTGTCCGGCATCTCCTGGGCATTGGACTGGGGCCTGGCGAAGATGACCGCCCTGCCGTCGGGCTTGCCGTAAAAGTTTATGCCCTCTTTTACAAACGGATCATAGGGCGCGGCATAGCGGATATACGTTTCCGGCCCGTCAGGGTCCGGCACCGGCCAGGTCAGGCCATGCTCCTTTCTGAGCCGGGAGTACGGCGGTAAGTCCATCTTCGTCCCGACCGTCAGTTTCCTGTATTCTTCCCATATCTCTTCGGTATCCTTATAGGCAAAAAATTTTTCAAAGCCAAGCCGTTTGGCGACTTCCATCAGGTGCCAGACATCGGGCTTCGCTTCACCGGGGGGTTCAACGGCTTTGGCAATATGCTGCGTTCGCCTTTCGCCATTGCCGTAGATCCCTTCCTTTTCCATCCACAAAGCCGACGGCAGAACCACATCGGCCAGTTCGCTGGTCCGCGTGGGATGATACGTCTCGGAAACAACCAGGAAGGTCTTTTCCATTCCCTGGCGGTAAAGCTCAAGATTCGGCAGCGACTGCCCGGGGTTGGTGCAGACCACCCAGAGAGCTTTCAGTCTGCCGTCAGCAGCGGCCCGGAACATTTCAATCGTGTGATATCCCGGCTTGGGGCTCATCTTAGCAGGATCTACCCCCCACACCCTGGCGACTTCTTCCCGGTGTTTGGCATTCGCTACCACCCGGTGGGCGGGAAGAAGATGCGACAGGGCTCCCACCTCGCGAATGCTGCCGCAGGCGCTGGGCTGGCCGGTCAGTGAGAAGGGCGTGTTGCCGGGCTTGCAGATTTTTCCCGTCAACAGATGCAGGTTATGTACCAGATTGTTGGCCCAGGTGCCGCGAATCCGCTGGTTGAGGCCCATAGTCCACATCGACATGGTATTCCGGCCCTTGGCGGCAAACAATCTTGCCACCGCGCGGATTTGTTCCGCCGGCAGGCCGCAAATGCCTGCCGCTTTTTCCGGGGCATAATCGGCGATAAAGCTTTTGAATTCGTCAAAGCTAATTTTTTTCTCGCCCTGCATAAAATTCGTGTGGTTGGCGACAAAATCCCGGTCCACGAGATTTTCCTCGATGATCACATAGGCCATGCTGTTGAGCAGAGCCAGGTCGGTCCCGGGCACAAACTGCAGCAGGACATCCGCTATGTCGGCGGTGCGGGTGCGGCGCGGGTCTACGACAATGACCTTTACATCGGGATTGCCGTTCTTCCGGTCTACCAGCCGTGAATACAGTATCGGATGCGCTTCCGCCATATTCGCGCCAATAATAAAGAATACATCGGCCTGTTCGATATCCGCGTATGTCCCCATCGGCTCATCCTTGCCGAAAGTCGTAGTATAGCCGGCGACCGCGCTGGCCATGCAGGTACGGGGGTTGCCGTCGATATTATTGGTGCCGATGCAGCCTTTGAACAGCTTATTGGCTAAATAGGCTTCCTCGGCGTAATTCTGCCCGGAGCCGTAATATGCTACCGAATCCGGTCCATACTGCGATATCGCTTCCTTGAATTTAGCGGCGACAAGATCCAGCGCCTCATCCCAGGTTGCACGGACAAGCCGGCCATTTTTCCTGATTAACGGATGGAGCAGGCGGTCCTCCGTGTCCATGATCTTGGGCAGAAGGATTCCCTTGACGCACAGTTTCCCCTTATTGACCGCACAATCCGGGTCGCCTTTAACGGCAACGATCTTTCCTTTACTGACGCCGGAGAGAACGCCGCATCCCGTTCCGCAGTAGCGGCACACGCCCTTGACCCATTGCTCGACGTCTTGCTGCGACGTGGGTCCCTGCATTTTGCCGCCGCCGGCGTCAAAAGAACAGCCGGAGCCGGTCATCGCTGCCGCCACAGCAATCGACTTTAGAAAATCCCGGCGTGAAAATTTCATTTTTATTTTTCCCTCCCGGAAAAAATTCGGATCATTTCTTCATTTGATCAAGATGACAGCTGGTGCAGGTATCCCGGTTCGGGACCGCATGATTCAGCCTGGCATCGTGTACGATCCCGGCATGACAGGAAACACAGGTCATGCCGTTATCAAAGTGCTTTTTGCTATGGGGATCCCTGGCAGCCAGCGCTTTTTCCACATTGGTCTTCACCTTGTCCTGATGGCAGGAATAGCAGTTTATATCCCGTTCGTCGGCTTTGATGCCGGCCGTTTTCCCTGCCACATGAAACCACACATCCTTCAGCCCCTTGGCTTTGGCCTTAACAACCCCCTTGAACCCAGGCTCGGAATGGCAGTCAATACAAGCCACGGCTTTGTGCGATGATTCCTGCCAGGTTTTCTGCATCGGCGTCATTTCATGGCATGCGCCGCAGAATTCGGACCGGGAAGTATAGCCGACAGACCAGGCGGTAAAGAGAAGAAAGAGTACAGCGGCGCATCCCAAAATCAGCAAATTCTGTCCGGTCAGTTTTTCTTTACCTGCTATGGCTCTCAAAAGGTTCATGCTTGGCAGCGCCTCCTTTCCGCCTTTTTATCCATTGGTAGCTTACGGCATGTTCAGGACAGGCGGCAATGCAGTCGCCGCAATTGCTGCAGTTCATAACTGCCAGCTTCCCGGGGCTGCCAATATCGACGCCCATGCCGCAGGCCGCATAACATGCGCCGCAGCGGGTACATCGCGCCGTGTCCAGGGATATCCGGCAGCGCCTGAACCGGCTTAGCAATCCGTAAAGGGCGCCCACCGGGCAAACTTTTTTGCACCATGCCTTCCGGGAATACCAGAGTTCCAGGCAAACGAGAAAGACTACAAAAACTGCTTCAAATCCCGCCCCAAACGCGATGGTCCTGCTCAGTATCCCGATCGGTGAAATAAGGGTGAAAACGGGCAGGCCAATCAGCGCCGAAGCGGTTAAAAATCCGCCAAGCAGCCAGTAGGGCTGCCAATTGCCCGCCAGTGCCCTTTGGGGCTTTCTGCGGAAGGAGCCGGCGATCTCAAATGCCGTATTGAGCGGGCAGATCCAGCCGCAAAAGATGCGCCCCAGCACCGCCGCCGCCAGAATCAGGGGGACCGCAGACCATAGCAGCGGCCAAACAACCGCTTTACCTGCTATGGCAACCTCAAGGGCGGCCAGCGGATCGGTGAGGGCAATGCCGCAAAAGCGTGAGGAAATATAGGTTCCCAGCCACACCGGATTGTCCGGCCACCAGCCGGGAGCGGTCATCAGTCCCGCCGCCGTAAGCTGAACAACCCGCCGCCATAAGCGCAAATTCCGCAAGCCTACCGCCCCGCTTTCACCGTTACCGCCGCCGGACTGGCAATACATACGTACTCGCAGATCCCGCAGCCTGCGCATACGTTCCTGTTCACTACCGGCCGTTTATGATCTTCAAGCTGAATCGCCCTGTTGAAAAATGGACAACTGGTGTAACAGATTTTACATTCGTCTCCCTGCCAGGCCAGGCAGGCGTCCTGGTTGATTTCCGCCAGCCCCATCCGGACATTTTCTTTGGCGGTTTCCCGCAGCGCCCTGCTGGGGCACACCCTGGCGCAGTCCATGCATAGGTTGCAGGCCGCCTGCCTCGGTTCAATATAAGGAGTACCAAGGGAAATCCCTTTATCACCATATCCGATCCTGATCGCCTTTTGCGGGCAAACCTGAGCACACTGCCCGCAGCGGAGACAAGTCGATAAGAATAACGCCTCATCAACCGCACCGGGTGGCCGGATCAGGCCGGACTTTGCCTTACGGCCGCTGAAGCCGCCCAGCGCCAGCGCGACAATACCGCCAATAAACAAGGCTGCTTTGACACCCCTTTCCATAAGAAACCCCTCCGCAAAGCAGGTTTTTCCCAATGCACGCACCAACGGCGGCAAAACCTGCTTCAAGCTATTCCGCCGGCAACAGCCTCTGTTACCCGTCCTCCATGCTACCTACATCTTAACCGGTTCAGCTTAAATAGCTCTTACAAAATCCTTACGAAATTATTAAATTTTCAGATAGATAAGCAACAAACAGCGAAGCGGCGAACTTAATGTTGTCCGCTGCTCCGCTGTTTGTTTTTTGCTTTAAGATAAGTTTTCTGCATTTATATTAGCCACACCGGCACAACCCAATTATCTCCTTTTGAGCCTTGGACAGGACGCAAATTATTTGCAAGGCAGATAACGCTCCCTGTTCCGATTTTCATTTTTAAGTGCCTTGACATTTCATCGAAATTTTTTTCGTC
Proteins encoded:
- a CDS encoding cytochrome c maturation protein CcmE is translated as MKRRHLVGLAVIALFVVYSAVTFSSALTPYVTFSQAKSVNGTVQVRGVLINDQISVLDNGRKIQFTLRDEAGEAMPVTYGGVKPDGLAQASSIVAVGKVSDGQFYAEKLLVKCPSKYQGSVKK
- a CDS encoding 4Fe-4S dicluster domain-containing protein, whose translation is MERGVKAALFIGGIVALALGGFSGRKAKSGLIRPPGAVDEALFLSTCLRCGQCAQVCPQKAIRIGYGDKGISLGTPYIEPRQAACNLCMDCARVCPSRALRETAKENVRMGLAEINQDACLAWQGDECKICYTSCPFFNRAIQLEDHKRPVVNRNVCAGCGICEYVCIASPAAVTVKAGR
- the ccsA gene encoding cytochrome c biogenesis protein CcsA — its product is MTGFAALFLALVITGIAAFCYFNAHFARITGRTEKTSRCALYYQASAACIAAAAAYLLFIILTDRFQFAYVFGYSARDLPLVYKISAFWAGQEGSFMLWLLFHALFGVIMSRKGSCPPGTMAVYCLVQIVLTIVLLAKSPFMMLTGVRADGAGLNPLLQDPWMAVHPPVIFLGYAGLAVPFAYALGGLLASNHRDWLRPALAWTLMAWAMLGAGIFIGGFWAYKVLGWGGYWAWDPVENSSLVPWLVCGALIHVLIIARLRPAAVKPAYFAAISAFVLVLYGTFLTRSGVLSNFSTHSFADEGVGGLLAGLVMIVVVASLILLIVRWPGLPEGEIYPALKSREFLTAAGALALSAIAVLVLIGMSTPLITMLINQPQSVSADFYNSTSLPLAMFLMLFLTMAPMVSWGETKENLIKKYWWLVLLGHLSLLPGILAGFRHPVMLAVAGLSVTALFINLAGLRKVNLAAGLTHAGVAVALIGILASSAASRSVIVSFEPGETQAVFGRQVTYPGIEPAEDGKGFYQPFQLDGREVVKAYTKFDREGRPAVREPGIFRETLGDLYFAPAARDEHDSVTELILDRGDEQDGAGLTVKFLQSGMNGNNMQNVRAYALLEVSGNGKREEVKPELFYADGQFQALPVKALGSYEVSLLGVNTSQGKVKIGVKNLETVKPDKIDVEISYKPLIGLVWLGTFIVVAGTLWAGLSRAGKVSAAKAAQALSAPEKSSRT
- a CDS encoding cytochrome c3 family protein, whose protein sequence is MNLLRAIAGKEKLTGQNLLILGCAAVLFLLFTAWSVGYTSRSEFCGACHEMTPMQKTWQESSHKAVACIDCHSEPGFKGVVKAKAKGLKDVWFHVAGKTAGIKADERDINCYSCHQDKVKTNVEKALAARDPHSKKHFDNGMTCVSCHAGIVHDARLNHAVPNRDTCTSCHLDQMKK
- a CDS encoding 4Fe-4S binding protein, with translation MRRLRDLRVRMYCQSGGGNGESGAVGLRNLRLWRRVVQLTAAGLMTAPGWWPDNPVWLGTYISSRFCGIALTDPLAALEVAIAGKAVVWPLLWSAVPLILAAAVLGRIFCGWICPLNTAFEIAGSFRRKPQRALAGNWQPYWLLGGFLTASALIGLPVFTLISPIGILSRTIAFGAGFEAVFVVFLVCLELWYSRKAWCKKVCPVGALYGLLSRFRRCRISLDTARCTRCGACYAACGMGVDIGSPGKLAVMNCSNCGDCIAACPEHAVSYQWIKRRKGGAAKHEPFESHSR
- a CDS encoding nitrate reductase catalytic subunit; amino-acid sequence: MKFSRRDFLKSIAVAAAMTGSGCSFDAGGGKMQGPTSQQDVEQWVKGVCRYCGTGCGVLSGVSKGKIVAVKGDPDCAVNKGKLCVKGILLPKIMDTEDRLLHPLIRKNGRLVRATWDEALDLVAAKFKEAISQYGPDSVAYYGSGQNYAEEAYLANKLFKGCIGTNNIDGNPRTCMASAVAGYTTTFGKDEPMGTYADIEQADVFFIIGANMAEAHPILYSRLVDRKNGNPDVKVIVVDPRRTRTADIADVLLQFVPGTDLALLNSMAYVIIEENLVDRDFVANHTNFMQGEKKISFDEFKSFIADYAPEKAAGICGLPAEQIRAVARLFAAKGRNTMSMWTMGLNQRIRGTWANNLVHNLHLLTGKICKPGNTPFSLTGQPSACGSIREVGALSHLLPAHRVVANAKHREEVARVWGVDPAKMSPKPGYHTIEMFRAAADGRLKALWVVCTNPGQSLPNLELYRQGMEKTFLVVSETYHPTRTSELADVVLPSALWMEKEGIYGNGERRTQHIAKAVEPPGEAKPDVWHLMEVAKRLGFEKFFAYKDTEEIWEEYRKLTVGTKMDLPPYSRLRKEHGLTWPVPDPDGPETYIRYAAPYDPFVKEGINFYGKPDGRAVIFARPQSNAQEMPDSEYPFFFSTGRILEHWHTATMTMNVPEIKRAMPEMYVELNADDAAQIGVKDNDYVHITSRRGQCRLKAKIDGRGQPRPGMAWAPFHDTEISRMINFVTIDAFDDISKQPEYKICAVKIERA